Below is a window of Pyrobaculum aerophilum str. IM2 DNA.
CCCCAGCTTTTTTAAATCTAGCTTTTTAGTGCCGCGTATTATATACGCCTTGAACTCGCCGCCGCACTTGACCACCAGCGTCTTCACTATTTTACCCTCCTCCACTCCAACAGCCCTAGCGGCCTCTTTGACAGTGCGCACAGGCTCGGCGAGTCTTATCACCTCGCCGAAATCCTCCAGCGAGATCCGGCTCATATGTCCACGACGTATTGGACAAGCCAGTAATCCTCCACCTTTTTGATCTCCATCATGTGATAAGTCATCGCCTTCACGATAAGCCCCGTAAAGCCGTGTTTATTAATGTCGTACTTCTCCCCGTAGAGTAGAGCCCTTATTGCGTATCCATTCCCCTTCTCTAGTTTTACTTCAATCCTCCTGCTTAGGGCGAACTTCTCGGCGTCGAATAAGTACAACAGCTCGTCTATCCAGCGGAATAAGAGCCCCTCTAAATCCTCATATTCTACGGCGACCTCTCTGCTCTCTTTTGGCTCAACGCGGCTACTGTAGTAAGTCAAATCGGCCAGCGCCAAGGCTGCGTTTTTAAACGCCTCCTCTAGCGTGCATCCATACGCCTGGATTAAGACGTCTGCTGTATGCTCGCCGTATTTATAATCGCCAGGCTTGCCGCAAGGCACAATTTGTGAGAAAATCTGTTTTAAATCATTGACCTTGACGATTATATGAAACTCCAGGTGGCGCTTGACCTCGTAGATCTCAGGAAAGCCGTAAATCTGGCGCGCGAGCTGTGTAGCGTCGGCGCGGAGATGATAGAGGCGGGAACTCCGCTGATTAAGCTCTACGGCATGGCGTCAGTAAGCGCCATTAAATCAGCATGTCCCAAGGCCGAGGTTGTGGCCGATATAAAAACTGCAGACGTAGGAGGCTTGGAGGCGAGGCTCGCGAGGGAGTTCGGCGCCGATTGGGGCACAGTGCTGGGCATGACAAACCTCGAGACCATCGTCGAATTTATAAAAGAGGGGAAAGCCGTGGGCCTCAAGACAGCAGTCGATTTAATCGGATCGCGTGACCCTGAGGGCAGAGCCCAGGAGATATTAAAAGCGGCTCGCCCCGATCTCTTCATAGTGCACTTAGGCGTTGACGTCCAAACGAGGACTGGGATGCGATTTGAGGACCTCTTAGAAATTGCGCTTAAAATAAAAAACATGGGCGTGGGAGTCGCCGTGGCAGGCGGCATTACCGAGCGGGAGCTTGAACTTATTATCAAGCGCGGGGCTCAAGTTGATGTGGTTGTTGTTGGCAGAAGTATTGTAAACGATACTTCGCCTGCGTCAAAATTTGTAATGATGAACAACATTTTAAAACATATCTAAGTGAGGGGGTTGTGAAAATTGTAATTGTCGCCCTGCCGGGAAGCGGCAAGACCACCATTTTGAATTTTGTAAAACAGAAGTTACCTGACGTGAAAATAGTCAACTACGGCGATGTCATGTTGGAAATAGCGAAGAAGAGATTTGGTATACAGCACAGAGATGAAATGCGGAAAAAAATTCCAGTGGACGAGTACCGAAAGGTGCAGGAAGAGGCGGCGGAGTACATAGCCTCTCTAACAGGCGACGTAATTATCGACACGCACGCCTCAATAAAAATAGGCGGCGGGTATTACCCCGGCTTGCCTGACAGGATAATTTCAAAGCTTAAACCAGATGTAATCCTCCTCCTGGAATACGATCCCAAGGTCATTTTAGAAAGGCGTAAGAAGGACCCAGATAGGTTTAGAGACTTAGAGAGCGAGGAGGAAATTGAAATGCACCAGCAGGCTAATAGATATTACGCGTTTGCCGCCGCAAACGCCGGCGAGAGCACTGTTCACGTGCTCAATTTTAGAGGAAAGCCGGAGAGCAGGCCTTTTGAACACGCAGAAGTAGCCGCAGAATATATCGTTAACCTCATTTTAAGAACTCGGCAGAAGTCTTAGCCGTTTTGACTCCCACTTTGCATCGCGCTTTTCAGCGGCTTGACGACACTAATCCCTCTAACGCGGGCTTTCACGCCGAGGTACGACAAACCTCCGTCTAGCGCCAGAGGGAACAGGAGAAGTATCTCTTTAAAGCGGCGATGCTGGCAGGAGACAGGCGGACGTCATAAGAGTTCTCGGCATAACCTTTATATATCCTCCCGTTGTGAGGGGCATGCCTAAAGCGTTGATATTTGTAATTGACATGGCTAAGCGGGAGGAGTACTCAGTGTTAAAAAACTTCTTAACGAAAGGAGGGTTTGAGGCGGTGGCCGCCGTCGGCTCCCGCGACGTCAACATAAATTACAATATTGACTTCATGACAATGTCCGTCGATCAAGTGGCCAAAGTGGCGGAGGAATTCGACTTGCTGGCGCTGGCAGGAGGTTATAAAATCTACTACCACGTCTTGAGGAAGAAGCCCCCCCTCAAAATATGGGACTTGAACATAGACTTAGAAAAACTTAACGCCCTTATTCAACATTTTTACAAAACTGGCAAGACGATTATCGCGCCGCTAGCAGTGCCCGGCTACTTGGCACAACTCGGCTTGTTAAAAGGCAAAGACGCCACTGTATACCCCATTACTGAGCTCATTAAAATACTCAGAGACAACGGCGCTAATTTTGTAAATAAGCCAGTTGTTAAAAGCGGGGGGGTAATTACGGCTAAGGACATAACCACTACGGGCGAAAAGGAGTTCCTCACAATACTCCGTGAAACAACTTGAGAGTTTTCAGATCCCAAGGATCGTTATATTTGGCCCCGGCGCGATATTAAAAACCCCCTTAGTAGTGTCTGAGCTAAAGGCTGGGAGAATACTCGTGATCTCCGGCAAGTCCGCTACTACGGCGTATGCAAACCAAGTAGCGCAGTTGCTGTCAAATTATTCTGTAGACGTGGTAAGGTACAACGAGGTTGATTTAAGTAAATCTAGCTACGATTTAGTGATCGGAGTGGGTGGCGGGAGGCCAATTGACATGGCCAAGGTATATTCATGCGTGCACAAAAAGCCGCTTGTGGTAATCCCCACTGCGGCGAGCCACGACGGAATAGCCTCTCCCTACGTCTCTTATACTCTGTCGCAGAAATTGCAGACATACGGGAAAATAGTCGCTTCCCCCGTCGCAATAATAGCAGACACTTCAGTAATACTAAGCGCTCCGTCCCGTCTGTTGAAAGCGGGTATAGGCGATTTATTAGGGAAGATAATAGCTGTTAGAGATTGGCAACTGGCACATAGGCTAAAGGGGGAGGAGTACAGCGAGTATGCTGCCCACTTAGCAGTTACGAGTTATAAAATCGCGGCAACAAACGCCCGGAGGATAAGAAACTTCACCCGTGAGGAAGACGTGAGAGTCTTAGTCAAGGCGCTAATAGGGTGTGGAGTGGCAATGGGCATCGCCGGCTCGTCAAGGCCTTGTAGCGGCTCGGAGCACTTATTCGCACACGCCATAGAGCTCCGTCTTCAAGAGGAGAGCAGCGAGGCCGTACACGGAGAATTAGTGGCCCTTGGCACTATCATTATGGCGTACCTCCACGGAATAAACTGGAGGAGAATTAAAAAAATAGCTGAGATAGTAGGCCTCCCCACCACGTTAAAACAAGCCGGTATTGATGCGGACATGGCCGTAGAGGCCTTGACCACAGCGCATGCACTACGCCCGGATAGATATACTATTCTTGGAAACGGGCTGAGCCGCGAGGCCGCCAGACGCGCCTTGGAGGACACGGAGCTCATATAACTACTGTCTGTACGCGAGGCGCGCCCTCCGGCTCTGGCCCCAAACGTGGCGCTCAAGAGGTGGCCAGTTCACTGGCATGTATGTGGCGGAGCTACAGGCTACAAGGGATAGGGGGATAGGGTCTAACTGCCAAGGCCGCAAGGCCAGAGGTCTAAAGCCGCAGTAGGAAAATTTATCCCTTGCTGAAGGCGTGGCAATTAGTGTGTCAAGATAGTGCGGCGTTTCCCAATGTGAAAAGCCCGGCCCCAGGTCCGTTACCCAGGACAGAACCCAGCGCCGGTTATACGCCATGCTAAACGCCGAGAAATAAGACACAATAGCCCGGGCAACAAGCCATCCTTCAAAAGAAGCAGACATAGCCCCGGGGTGTGAAAGGGGTAAAACCTATCTAGCGCCGTTGCATTAAGCGACTATCCACATGTAAACATAGCGACTATCGCCTCAAGGCATTTGAATGCGCCGATAAATTTAATATACCTCCTCTCTGAGGGTATAGGATGAATGGAGGTTTCCGGGGCGAGGGGTGAGCGGAGCCGTAGTTCTGACTAGTAGAAGTCTATTATATCGGCGTTTAAGACGCTTATAATCGGAATATCGAGGGGTATGAAATACGCCGTTCTCCCCGGCAACCTCGGCGACGCCACTATGCCTTTCTTGCCGTAAAACGCCGCGCCGATTAGCAAATTCCTGCGCGGGAAGAAAAGCCACCCAGTTCCGAAGAGCTTTTCATTTATTTTTATATATACCCCCTCAATATCGTTTATTTTTATTTTTTTGGAGATATTTCTCTTCAAAAGTTTTTTAATATAGATATCTACCTTATCACAAGGGATTTTTTTAATAGATAAGTTTTTGTTTACTATATCTTTAATAATAATTATACATTTATTTCTTCTATACTTATTTCTATAAATCTTGATGTTTAATTGCCTACTGCCGCTGTTCATATCCATGGACCAGCGAAATATTTAATTATATATTAGTTATTGTCTTTGTGACGGAAAAATGGTACCAGCTCTCCGTAGAAATACATAGAAAATACGGAGGTAAGATATCCATCACGCCTAAAGTCCCCATTAGATCTATGGACGACTTCGCCATATACTACACCCCTGGCATTGCAGAGGTCTCCCGACAGATACATAAAAACCCAGAGTTGGCCTTTGAGCTGACCTCTAGGTGGAATATCATAGGCGTCATTACGGACGGCACCAGAGTGCTGGGCCTTGGCAACATCGGACCAGAGGCGGCATACCCAGTCATGGAGGGAAAAGCGCTTATTTTTAAATACCTGGGGGGAGTTGACGCAGTTCCAATACCAATTAGGGTAAAGACACAGGAGGAGTTCGTCTTTGTCGCAAAGGCGCTGGAGCCTGCTTTAGGCGGGATAAATCTTGAGGACATCGAATCGCCGAAATGCTTCTACCTCCTGGAACGGCTGAGGGAGGAGTTGCGCATCCCCGTGTGGCACGACGACCAGCAAGGCACGGCGACGGCGACTCTCGCAGGCTTAATTAACGCGCTGAAGCTCGTGGGGAAGAAAATTAGCGACGTCACAATAGCCCTTATAGGCGCAGGCGCCTCAAATATATACACAGCGAGAATTCTCATAAAATACGGCGCAAAGCCGGGCAATCTCATATTAGTGGACAGCAGGGGCATATTACACCCAGAGCGGGATGACATAGATAAATTGATGATAGAAAACCCCTGGAAGTATAAATACGCCATTGAGACTAATGCAGAAAGGCGCAAGGGAGGGATACCGGAGGCCATGAGGGGCGCCGACGTGGTCATCGCCGCGTCTAGCCCAGGGCCAGGCGTTATTAAAAAGGAGTGGGTCGCCTCTATGAATAAAGACGCCATTGTATTCGCCTTAGCTAATCCAGTGCCGGAGATATGGCCGTGGGAGGCTAAAGAGGCGGGCGCGAAAATAGTGGCAACGGGCAGAAGCGACTTCCCCAATCAAGTGAACAACTCCCTGATTTTCCCCGCGGTTTTCAGAGGAGCTCTTGACGTAAGAGCGACGGCTATAACCGACGAGATGTTAATCGCAGCCGCCGAAGAGGTTGCTAAATTCGCCGAAGAGAAAGGCATACACGAAGAGTACATAATCCCCAAAATGACGGAGTGGGAAGTATACGTGAGAGAGGCGGCGGCGGTGGCGGCCACAGCATCCGCCCAGAAGGTGGCCAGAATACCAAGATCATATAAAGAGGAGCTTGAAATTGCCGGCAGTATTATTGGAAAAAGCATTAAGATGTTAGAAGTTCTAATGATGGAGAAAATTATTGAATAATTTTTTATCTCTGTTCAAGCGGGATGTATTGTAAATCGTGGGGGCCAATATAGCAAGCCCTAGGCCTGAATATCCTGTTGTTCTCCCAGTACTCCAAGACGTGCGCAACCCAGCCCACTACTCTAGACATGGCGAATATTGGGGTGAAGTACTCATACGGTATCCCCATGTAATAAAACGCTATTCCGGACCAGAAGTCGACGTTTGGGTATAGCTTCCGCTGTTGGAAATAGGGGTGGCTCAGTACTTCTTGCTCTATGGCGCTGGCGATTGCAAACAAGTTTTGGGGATCGCCGAATTTGGCTACATAATCTCTTGAAAACTCTTTAAATATCTTGGCCCTTGGATCATATGCCTTATATACGCGGTGGCCGACGCCCATTAACTTTGGCCCGCCTGGCTTAGTCGCCGCCTCTACTATCTCCTTGGCCTTAGCCGGAGTGCCTATTTCGAGGTAGTTCCTAACGGCCATTTCATTAGCCCCGCCGTGCAACGGGCCTTTAAGTGCGGCTATTGCAGCGGCTACTGAGGAGTAGAGGTCGCTCAGCGTAGACGCAACGACGTGGGCAGCGAAAGTGCTGGCGGGGACCTCGTGATCTGCGTGGAGTATTAAGTAGAGATCTATCCCCCTCGAGGCAAGGGGATCTGGCTCTCTGCCGAACATCATGTAGAGAAAGTTCGCCGCGTGTCCCAAATCGTCTCTAGGCCTTACTACCTCTAGTCCACGCGAGAATCTGTAGTGATACGCCACTATTGTCGGCATTTTGGCCACAAGCTTCTCGGCTATTCTATACGCAAGCTCCTTCTCCTCGGCTTTATACCTGCCTACTGATAACGCCTCTATTAATTTCTGGTTGTCTTCATCGTACGCGCCCTCCGCCGCCACAGCCGCCTCTAGCGCAAACATGGGATGGGCCTTGGCGAGGTTTCTAATTACCTCAACTGTCGCCGGGTGGAGCTCTCTGTATTTTTTCATTCTATTAATGTAATCTTCAAGCTCCCTCTTCGTCGGCAACCTCCCATATAGAATGAGGTACGAGACCTCTTCATAAGTAGAGAGCCTGGCCAACTCTTCTATCCTATACCCTCTGTACCAAAGAATGCCCTTCTCGCCGTCTATATCGCTTATTGATGTGCTTTTTATCAAAACGTCTTCTAAACCGTGAATAATGGGACCACAGGGAGACTGAAGAATTTTACCCGTAGTTTTTACCTGAACAGTTTGTTCACTCATATGGGCATTTTAATATTAATGAATAATTTACATTGACTTTAGATAATTGCGTAAGTAGTTTTCACATAAGTCGAATCAGATAGGATGCCGACAGTCATACCTCCTCCGGGTTCTAATCATCACAAAATCAAAACACCCTTAGAATATTAATACATCTCCACTCCAGGGGAGTTAGGACGTCGGCAAAGGTGTCGCCGCAAGCAACGATTACAGAGGCGTCTCGGCGCACACGCGATTTCAAAGCCTCGGCGAGGGCAACGTCGTAGTGCTCTAAGGGCTCTCCAATAGGGGGTATCAGGAGGTTTCCTCCCCTTGACTCCACTATTAAAACGCCGCATGAGCCAAGCCTTATTAGCGAGTCGCGGGTTTTTAAAACATCGCCTACCTCCCCCTCGACGACGTGGGCCACGCACCTTTTCCCACATAGTAATTTTCTAGCCTCGTCTACTGTGAACATGCCGGATATTCCGCATAAATTCAACGCGTCTCTGAGGAAGATCTCGCCCTGCTCTGATATTTTCACCCCGCCTTTTAAAACTATCACATGGCCTAAGTCCTTGCCGCCTTCCAGCAACGTCCTTACCACTCCCTCCCCGATTCTGAGCTCTTCTGCGAGGTTTTTCCTTCCCCTGGGGGTCCTCGAGGCGCTGAGAATAGCCAGCATTTGCAAATAGGCCACCTCTCTAGCCCTCACGTGCTGTACTACACACACCTTAAAAAGTTTTTAAACGGGATATGTAGTGCCGAATTATGTCCATAAAGATTGAAGAGGTTAAAACTCAGTTTGAGCGTTTCGCCGCCCACAGCCATATAAAAGGCCTGGGCGTGAGGGATGGGAAAGTGGAATTTATAGGCGATGGCTTTGTCGGCCAAGTGGAGGCCCGCGAGGCGGCGTATATAGTTGTGAAGATGATAAAGGAGGGTAAATTCGCCGGTAAGGGCGTATTAATCGTAGGTCCCCCCGGCACTGGGAAAACGGCGTTGGCTTTGGGAATTGCGAGAGAGCTCGGCTCAGAGACGCCTTTTGTTGCGCTGTCAGGCGGCGAGATTTACTCGCTAGAAGTAAAGAAGTCGGAATTCCTTATGCGGGCACTACGCAGGGCAATTGGGATTAAGGTGAGGGAGTGGAGGAAGGTTTACGAGGGAGAGGTGAGGTCAATAGAACTGCGATACGGAAAGCATCCATACAACCCCTATTTACAGAGGGTAATGGGGGCCACTATTAAATTGAGGACTAGAGACGAAGAGAAAGTTTTGCGAATTCCCGCGGAGATAGCTCAGCAGATTATTGAACTAGGAGTCGAAGAGGGCGATATCATTATGATAGACGAGGAAACCGGCGCGGTGTCTGTTTTAGGTAGGGGAGAAGGCGGAGAGCAATACGACGTCGCGATTAAGAGAAGGGCGGAGCTGCCCAAGGGCCCCGTGTACAAGGAGAAAGAGATAGTGAGGTTTTTCACTCTGCACGATATAGACGTCTCTCTGGCGAGGCAGAGAGGCCTCATCTCGGCGATGATTTTCGGTTTTGCAGAGGAGGTAAAGGAGATACCCGACGAGGTTAGGAGGCAGAGCGACGAGATAGTGAAAAAGACTGTGGAGGAGGGCAAGGCGGAGCTGGTGCCCGGGGTGTTGTTTATAGACGATGCCCATCTGCTCGACATTGAGAGCTTTTCCTTCTTAATGCGGGCTATGGAGACGGAATTCGCCCCAATAATTATCATGGCGACTAATAGGGGGATAGCTAAAATAAGGGGTACAGACGTCGAGGCTCCGCACGGCATTCCTCAAGACATGCTGGACAGGCTTGTTATTATAAAGACCAGGCCTTACACAGCCGAGGAGATAAGGGAGATTATTACCATTAAGGCAAAAGAGCAGAACATCTCGCTGAGTAAAGACGCCCTTGAGCTCCTAACTAAAATAGGCGTTGAGCACTCTCTGCGTTATGCGTTACAACTTCTCACCCCTGCTTATATAATCGCAAAGGAGAGGGGAAAAGCCAGCGTCACAAAAGACGAGGTGGAATACGTAAAATCTCACTTTATATCAGTGAAAGAATCTGTTGAATACGTAAAGTCTTTAGAGGAGAAGTTTTTAAGATAATTTCTTTTCAGCAATATAAATATTATAAATTGAATACAAAATAAAGACTTGGCCTATATCTAGATATATTTGAATATTATTTTTTACGTTTATCGTGTAAAAGAGGGGATAGATAGAGACGCCGTAGCCAGGCGGCGACGACGTAAAGAGAAGGGTTAAGTAGTGGAAGACTGCCGCGGCAATTGACAGCATCGCTAACGTCCACCTAGCCCTTGCGTTAGGCTTGACGAAAAACGTCGCGACAATTGCGGCGAAAAGGAGTATTGTAAATATCACAGTTATCCTCCACGCGTAAAGCCAGAGAGGCGTAGAGGCGATATCTTTAACTCCATCAGGCGTCAACACTTTGTTAGACGGCGGCCTGATGGCGTCTGCTACAAACCGCTCCACTGGCATAAAGGCAGACGCAATGGCTACTATAACGATGGCAATAAATAAGACTACTAATTGGCGCGTCATCTTATAGACTGTAAAATTCTGTATCATTTTTTGTTGCGCCAGCATACCACCTTAACAGCTCCCAACCGATACCCCTAAGTCTTGTCAAGGCGAATAGGTGATT
It encodes the following:
- a CDS encoding archease, with the protein product MPCGKPGDYKYGEHTADVLIQAYGCTLEEAFKNAALALADLTYYSSRVEPKESREVAVEYEDLEGLLFRWIDELLYLFDAEKFALSRRIEVKLEKGNGYAIRALLYGEKYDINKHGFTGLIVKAMTYHMMEIKKVEDYWLVQYVVDI
- a CDS encoding orotidine 5'-phosphate decarboxylase / HUMPS family protein, with amino-acid sequence MKLQVALDLVDLRKAVNLARELCSVGAEMIEAGTPLIKLYGMASVSAIKSACPKAEVVADIKTADVGGLEARLAREFGADWGTVLGMTNLETIVEFIKEGKAVGLKTAVDLIGSRDPEGRAQEILKAARPDLFIVHLGVDVQTRTGMRFEDLLEIALKIKNMGVGVAVAGGITERELELIIKRGAQVDVVVVGRSIVNDTSPASKFVMMNNILKHI
- a CDS encoding adenylate kinase — translated: MKIVIVALPGSGKTTILNFVKQKLPDVKIVNYGDVMLEIAKKRFGIQHRDEMRKKIPVDEYRKVQEEAAEYIASLTGDVIIDTHASIKIGGGYYPGLPDRIISKLKPDVILLLEYDPKVILERRKKDPDRFRDLESEEEIEMHQQANRYYAFAAANAGESTVHVLNFRGKPESRPFEHAEVAAEYIVNLILRTRQKS
- a CDS encoding DJ-1/PfpI family protein is translated as MPKALIFVIDMAKREEYSVLKNFLTKGGFEAVAAVGSRDVNINYNIDFMTMSVDQVAKVAEEFDLLALAGGYKIYYHVLRKKPPLKIWDLNIDLEKLNALIQHFYKTGKTIIAPLAVPGYLAQLGLLKGKDATVYPITELIKILRDNGANFVNKPVVKSGGVITAKDITTTGEKEFLTILRETT
- a CDS encoding sn-glycerol-1-phosphate dehydrogenase; translated protein: MKQLESFQIPRIVIFGPGAILKTPLVVSELKAGRILVISGKSATTAYANQVAQLLSNYSVDVVRYNEVDLSKSSYDLVIGVGGGRPIDMAKVYSCVHKKPLVVIPTAASHDGIASPYVSYTLSQKLQTYGKIVASPVAIIADTSVILSAPSRLLKAGIGDLLGKIIAVRDWQLAHRLKGEEYSEYAAHLAVTSYKIAATNARRIRNFTREEDVRVLVKALIGCGVAMGIAGSSRPCSGSEHLFAHAIELRLQEESSEAVHGELVALGTIIMAYLHGINWRRIKKIAEIVGLPTTLKQAGIDADMAVEALTTAHALRPDRYTILGNGLSREAARRALEDTELI
- a CDS encoding NAD(P)-dependent malic enzyme, which gives rise to MTEKWYQLSVEIHRKYGGKISITPKVPIRSMDDFAIYYTPGIAEVSRQIHKNPELAFELTSRWNIIGVITDGTRVLGLGNIGPEAAYPVMEGKALIFKYLGGVDAVPIPIRVKTQEEFVFVAKALEPALGGINLEDIESPKCFYLLERLREELRIPVWHDDQQGTATATLAGLINALKLVGKKISDVTIALIGAGASNIYTARILIKYGAKPGNLILVDSRGILHPERDDIDKLMIENPWKYKYAIETNAERRKGGIPEAMRGADVVIAASSPGPGVIKKEWVASMNKDAIVFALANPVPEIWPWEAKEAGAKIVATGRSDFPNQVNNSLIFPAVFRGALDVRATAITDEMLIAAAEEVAKFAEEKGIHEEYIIPKMTEWEVYVREAAAVAATASAQKVARIPRSYKEELEIAGSIIGKSIKMLEVLMMEKIIE
- a CDS encoding citrate synthase/methylcitrate synthase, whose translation is MSEQTVQVKTTGKILQSPCGPIIHGLEDVLIKSTSISDIDGEKGILWYRGYRIEELARLSTYEEVSYLILYGRLPTKRELEDYINRMKKYRELHPATVEVIRNLAKAHPMFALEAAVAAEGAYDEDNQKLIEALSVGRYKAEEKELAYRIAEKLVAKMPTIVAYHYRFSRGLEVVRPRDDLGHAANFLYMMFGREPDPLASRGIDLYLILHADHEVPASTFAAHVVASTLSDLYSSVAAAIAALKGPLHGGANEMAVRNYLEIGTPAKAKEIVEAATKPGGPKLMGVGHRVYKAYDPRAKIFKEFSRDYVAKFGDPQNLFAIASAIEQEVLSHPYFQQRKLYPNVDFWSGIAFYYMGIPYEYFTPIFAMSRVVGWVAHVLEYWENNRIFRPRACYIGPHDLQYIPLEQR
- a CDS encoding RuvB-like helicase translates to MMSIKIEEVKTQFERFAAHSHIKGLGVRDGKVEFIGDGFVGQVEAREAAYIVVKMIKEGKFAGKGVLIVGPPGTGKTALALGIARELGSETPFVALSGGEIYSLEVKKSEFLMRALRRAIGIKVREWRKVYEGEVRSIELRYGKHPYNPYLQRVMGATIKLRTRDEEKVLRIPAEIAQQIIELGVEEGDIIMIDEETGAVSVLGRGEGGEQYDVAIKRRAELPKGPVYKEKEIVRFFTLHDIDVSLARQRGLISAMIFGFAEEVKEIPDEVRRQSDEIVKKTVEEGKAELVPGVLFIDDAHLLDIESFSFLMRAMETEFAPIIIMATNRGIAKIRGTDVEAPHGIPQDMLDRLVIIKTRPYTAEEIREIITIKAKEQNISLSKDALELLTKIGVEHSLRYALQLLTPAYIIAKERGKASVTKDEVEYVKSHFISVKESVEYVKSLEEKFLR